ATCACCTAGAAGGTTGAGCCTTTGCCTGTTTTTCATAATTTCCTCCTTTTGGAGCTCTTTCTTTGAAAGCTCAtggctgactttccattccagAATGCGCCTGTTCTTAATTTCATGTTCCTCAAAACCTCTTACCCCTTTTTGATTCAGCTTTTGGCCGTCCTTCctctttgtcatttttcccaagtgagcGGAATCTATCTCTACTGGTTCGAAGGTCTTTCCTCCTACTTCCTTTTTCATAGCTCCtcattctggttccccgagaTACCGTTCCCTTGCATCATGAGTGATTACTCTAGGCTTTCTACTTTTCTTGCTGCATCTCTGGTGCCTGAGAAGGACATATATGCCCTTTGTTTCTTATGTTTTTGGCGTTTCCTTTGAGCTGTCCTAATCCTATCTTAGCTGTGCTACACGTCTCGGGGATCCCAAgcctctggcagcctctgggGATCCCGACTCAGCTCTTTACACTGgtctttcttcaattttctgATCTTGATAGATTgggccttttttctttttcttccttcttttctcatAGGCTTTAAGGCTTGTCCCTTTATGGcttttgggcttcaagcctttTCGGCTTaccaccttttttttaaaattcacttTCTATGGCCCcttgtgttatttttttggacttgggtgttgtgattttttagatctcaacaaattttaactaaatattaaaaaaaataaaaatagaattaaaaactcaaaatcatatgaattaagatctaagtgtgtcttgaacaagaacaacaaaaacacaaacccagaaatttaaaaaaaaaaaaaaaaaaaaaaaaaaaaaaaaaacccatcccCCAAACTCCTCATCACTTTTTGCAATTCATCCGCCGATATGACTCCATTTCCATCCATGTCGTAAACCAAAAACGCATCTTTCAGATTCTCCATGGCCTCGTCGGAATCCACACCCTTTGTGTTCAGTTCCACGAACTTGTTCAGATCAATAAACCCATCCCCGTCAACGTCCACCTTGACAATCATCTTTTCAAGCTCTTCCTCTGTGGCTGGGTGGCCTAAGCTTCCCATGATGGATCCTAATTCAGAGGCCGAGATCTTGCCGTCTCCATTGACATCGAATTTCTTGAAGACTTGTTCAAGTTCCACCATCTGGGTTGGTGTGTCTAGTGATCCTGAGTTCGTGTTTGAATTTGTAGTTGTGGTTGTTGTCATTGATGAATTGAGAGAAAGACTGTTGGAGGAATCGGTTTTCTTTTTACGGTGGAAAAGGGATTTGAAACcaatgatttctttttcttttttttgttgttcttgttcagagtgagagagaaatataTTTAAGAATGAGAAATATAGGCTGTTTTGGTTAAAATTGGGAGAGGGTGAATGGAGAAAAGATTTGgggaaaattgaaagaaagaaagaaagaaagaaggaaacaaagaaaaactaaaaggaaagagagtgaataaGGGAGACTTCTAAAAGTTTTTGTAGCAAACTCAATTTCTTAGTCCCGAAGAGCTTTgcaccaaaatctcactctGTGATTAAAACCCAAATCTTTCATCTTCTTAGTTCAATCTCTTGATGTCTAGTTCgttctctccttcttcttcttcttcttcttcttctcttttttttttttttttttttttttttttttttttttttaatctggaTTTGtattcttgttcaagacacacttagatctcaattcatatgatttttagtttttaattctgtttttaatttttttatttagttaaaattaataaattaattttttaatttagatgctgacgtgacatttttttaatgtcaaaaaacattttttgttattaatttaggccacgtggacattaatttagtattatttattcttgccgtttgccacgtcagctttCTCCATTTTTGATATAATGACAAAGACCAAAACAGGAAGCATTTTTTAGAATAAGGACAAAAAGCGGTacaaataaaatgtagggactaaaatgagaataacctaaaaatatagggactaaaatgtactttttgcctaaaaataatgataataatgattttttttttttaaatgattgtcCACGCTTACGGCTTGTCTTCTCTATAaacaatgaaaacaaaaaattgtgaattaaaCTATCGCTTAAgatcataataataaattattgtgcacaatttttgttttgttgtttggcGTCAAGTCGGCAAAGAATAGAATATGAGAAATAAATCTCACTGGCCATTGGTCAAGCTTTTGATGCAGTGGGCCACCTCCACAATTTAATCTCAGTAATCAGTAATATGAAGTAgctaacaatttttatttttattttttggaaaaattatactttactaTTATAAACTATACCTTAAATTACATTTGCGCTATAAACTTTTCAAATGTAGGTTTTGCACTCTAaattatgacatttttttttcttaaaaaaaaatttatgacttttttttgataaattgcaTTTCATTTAAAGCTAAATTATGACCTTGTTACACTTTGAACCCGATGTCAAGTTTATTGTTAACTTGAATGAAAATCTAAAGTTTAGGATGCTAATATAATCGGAACTATATTTTAGGATGATaaagtgtaatattttttaaaaaattgaaaagatggGCAATTGAATCTTTTCACGTGATGTCATATTTTTCCGTCTAAGTTAACAACAAACTTGATGTCagagtgcaaagtgtaataagtATCATAGTTTAGGGTACAAAACGTGTATTCGAAAAGTCTAaagttgaaaatataattaaaaatataatttaaagtgGTAAAATGCAActttctcattattttttttcacaacggCTAaagtgattagttgttattgaattaatattaatttcacaTAGACTCATTGTTGAAGTAACTTTTATTGGCACCAATTACATGTCTTTTCAATAGTtactaaaatgtgaaaattggTCCCCAAgtctaaaattattgttttaaccCCACCCAATATAACTTATTCAAAAACCACAAACTTTACCATTTCTTTTTCTACAAATATCTTATGCAGAAGATTGCTAATAGTTGTTTGCCACTCGTATATGaattcatcattattttttttattactcatAATCTATTACATCCAAGTTAGTGGAAGTTAGTTAAGTTAGCACATGGAAAATCTAGTTAGGGgaaaattggaaacaaaaagTTAAtgctcttcaaatttctcaccTAACATTCATGATTTCCCACGTCTTTCTTcgcttttcttttgttttttaatagtgCCAGTATGCCACTATAGTCAAAGTCAAGAATCGAAAAAGGTAGTACCAAAAACGCACAAAAGGTCTCCTATTCGTATTCCGTCTCCAGACTCCATACCCCAAACCCAAAGACCCTGTGTCTCTCCTTCTGCAAATTCATGATGCTAATACAAAGGCCATCCATTCTCCTGCTCTTGGCTTTTCTGTTACTGCAGCCATGCATGCTTCATTTGTCCCAATCTGCCAACAATTTTACTGATCAATTAGCTCTCATTGCcttcaaatctaaaatcaaCAATACTGTCTTGGCTGGTAATTGGTCCACAACAACAAACTTCTGTAACTGGATGGGAGTCTCTTGCAGCCTACGTAGACAAAGAGTCACAGCCTTGAACCTTTCCTACGTGGGTCTCCAAGGCACCATTTCCCCTCAAATTGGCAACCTCTCCTTCCTAGTCTCACTTGATCTTGCTAACAACAGCTTTTATGGTTTTCTGCCGCAAGAGATTAGTCATCTACACCGCTTGAGAGAACTTCACTTGTCAAACAACCTATTGGAAGGTAGTATCCCTCAAACTATACATAATTGCCACAAGCTTGAATATTTATCTGTTTTAGGTAACAAGTTAAATGGTAGCATACCTAAAGATTTGGGCATGTTACCAAAGCTTCGCGAATTGGATCTTAGTTCAAACCATCTTATCGGTACAGTTCCATCATCCCTCAGCAATTTGTCATCATTAGAGATTTTAAATTTGGATTACAATAACCTCACTGGTCCATTTCCTCTTGTTATCTTTAACTTATCTTTTCTAAAGGCTATTGCTATTACGGAAAATCACCTCTCTGGAACCCTTCCAATGGATCTTTGTGGCCATTGTCCTTATCTTCAAGGACTGTATATTTCCGGCAACAAATTCAGCGGTAAACTTCCTTCACAGTTTAACAACTGTACAGAGCTTTTAGACTTATCTTTGTCATACAATAATTTTGATGGAAGTATACCGAAAGGATTTGGGAGTTTAGAAAACCTTGAACTGCTATATCTTGGAGGTAACAAGTTAACTGGAAATATACCTCCTATCATAAGCAACTTGTCGATGTTACAAGAATTTTACATTGACAGTAACCACATTAAAGGTAGCGTTCCAAGTGATTTATGGCATCTCCAAAATCTGATTATATTGAATTTTGAGTTCAATGATCTCACGGGGACAATACCCCAAAATCTTTTCAACATTACCTCTCTACAAGTGCTCTCCTTGGCTGAAAATTCTGTGTCTGGAAATCTTCCATTAGATACTAGTCTCTCTTGCTCTAATCTTGAATATCTATTACTTGCTTTAAACAAATTGAGTGGTCCTATCCCATCATTTTTGTCAAATTGTTCCAACCTCATCCGACTAGATTTTACTACAAACTTACTCTCTGGACCAGTACTCaagagttttggaaacttaaaaCATCTCGAAATACTTGGTTTAAGTGATAATCAGCTAATAGGGGAGCCTGAACATCAAGATCATAATTTCATTGCATCGTTAACTAATTGCAGATTTTTGGAGGAACTATCTATATCACTCAATCCCTTGAATATTACAATTCCAGATGCTATTGGAAATTTTTCAGCTTCGCTAAAAGCCATTCTCGCAGGTAAAAGCCAAATAAAGGGTCGAATTCCAGTGGGAATTGGTTCCTTGAAAAACTTGAACTTGCTTCTATTGAGGGGTAATAGTTTGACTGGAAACATACCGTCAACATTTGGGGGTTTGGAGAGCCTGCAAAGATTGTTTCTTGAGGATAACATGATTGAAGGACTCATTCCAGAACAACTTTGTCAATTAAAGAACCTAGGAGAGCTGTTGCTCTCAAATAACAGAGTCTCTGGATCCATACCGAGTTGCATTGGAAACCTGAGTCTTTTGCAGACAGTGGACTTGAGTTCCAACAAGTTGGCATCATCAATACCATCAAATTTATGGAGCATTGCAAATATGTTGTTTTTGGATTTATCATTGAATTCCCTTGGTGGAGCTTTGTCTCCAAACATGAGAAAATCGGATACTATTGAACACTTGAATTTATCTTATAACCAAATCATTGGAAATATTCCAAGTGTCATTGGTGCATTTGAAAGCCTACGTTATCTTGATTTGTCAAATAACTCATTTCAAGGAGGAATTCCACAATCTTTTGGACAGTTGAAAGCATTGGATCAGTTGGACCTCTCAAACAATAACCTCTCTGGTTCAATTCCTAAGTCACTTGAGGCACTTCCATTTCTCAAGCATTTGAATTTATCCTTCAATAAGCTATCAGGAGAGATTCCATCTGGTGGCCATTTTGTAAACTTCACAAAGAAATCCTTTTTTGGTAATAAAGCACTTTGTGGAAATCCAATTTTTGGAGTTCCACCTTGCACAAGTCCAAGTTCTTCTCGAAGATCaagaataaaacaattttttctcaaatatataGTTCCTGTTATTgcatcaattataatcattgtaTCACTAGTCATTATGCTAAGAAGACACCCACAATGTAACATGCAAATTCCAAGTTTACCTATCACATTGTCTGCAGTGGATCATAGAATGATATCATATCAAGAGCTTTGTCGTGGGACAAACAACTTTTGTGAAAGCAACTTGCTTGGAACTGGAAGTTTTGGTGCTGTGTACAAAGGGCTTCTGTTTGATGGGACTATTGTTGCTGTTAAAGTTCTAAATCAGCAATTAGAGGGtgcttttaaaagttttgatgCTGAATGCAAGGTGTTAAGGGCAATCCGACATAGGAATCTAGTTAAAGTCATCAGCACATGTTCCAACCTTGAGTTTCGAGCTTTGGTATTGCAATACATGTCAAATGGTAGCCTGGAAAAGTGGTTATACTCTCACAACTACTGCTTGAATCTTGTTCAAAGAGTAAGCATTATGGTTGATGTTGCATTAGCATTGGAATATCTCCACAATGGTCAATCAGAATCTGTGGTGCATTGTGATCTAAAACCTACCAATATCCTTTTGGATGAAGACATGGTTGCACATGTGGGTGACTTTGGCATTTCAAAGATTTTAGTCAAAAATAAGGACTcaacacaaaccaaaacccTCGGTACACTTGGCTACATCGCACCAGGTACATTGAATTCTCCTCTGTCTATTTAATTACCAGGCTACAGAGTAGTggctaattaaaaaaataacagcaTGCGTTGTAGTTTTCATCAGCTCAATTTGTAGTTGCATTTGATTCTTTTGAATATACATTATTTAAACTAATGTTTTCTTGGttcaaaattgataattaattaattacacgtatgtttcttcttctttttttccttcaataagTAAGGAATGAGATTTGAACTCAAGTTTTTCTTATTGGAGGAATCAAGTAATGTTATTAACCTACAAaactcttggttttttttttttttttttttttaatttaatcttATATACTGGCTACTAAGTGTTAGTATcactattttacaattttattttatttttaaatcaagttcaATTGTTTTATAAGTCATGCTCACTAGTGAAATACAAACTAATTCAATATGATCAATTTACGTGTGTTTCGATATTGGATTAGTTAATGCAACTATGGTACTGATTTGGCTTATGACCATCTTATAGCCACTGACCCTATATGTATGTTTCTTTTGTATATAGCTTATTTTTGCAACCTCTTAAAATAGTGTCAACTACAAAAACCGCACCAAGAAAAAGGGATTTAAAAGTGTGTTTTAAAGTTAAAACACACTTTTAACGCTACAAGGGATTTGACTAGAATTTTTATCTATGGCATCAACCTACAAGCTAATACagtaatacaaatatataaaatatccTTGTGTAAAAAGGTTAAATTTGGAAagtgattattttttttcactagcCAGTAGATCACTAACTTAAAGACTTTTTGACAAATGTGAGCATGACAGAGTATGGTTCTGAAGGGAGAGTGTCTACCAAAGGTGACATTTATAGTTACGGGATAATTTTGTTGGAGATAATCACAAGAAAGAAACCAACCGACGAAATGTTTGTTGGAGAATTAGCTATGAGGAAATGGATTACATCACTTCCTGACAAAATGGAAGTTGTGGACGATGGTTTACTTCAGatagaagagggaagagatgtgACTACCATGCAAACCATTCTTACATCTATCCTAGAATTAGGTTTGAGGTGCTCTGAAAAATTACCAGACGAAAGACCCGACATCAAAGAAGTGTTGGCCAAGGCTAGCAAATTTAAATTGACACTTCTTGGAAACAGAAATAGGGGTGTCTAATATCTATGTTTTTACTCAAGTTATGTGTGCGCACACACATAGCTACACTGTTAAAGCTtgatttcctctctctctctctctctctctctctctctctctctctctcctagtGTAATTCTATGACCTTGGTTTAGTCTATCTTGATTTTGTAAGCTACTTGCGACTGGTATGTTATATATCGTTTGTGTTATTTTACTTACGTGTTGATAGCCAACATATACAATTCATTCATATAATCTGTTGATATCCAAAATTTAGGGGTTCAGTCGAGCCCAAAGCCAAGAAAAAACACGCATGCCCATAGACACACGAATGAGGTCTGTGGACCCGTAAGGGAAAGCTAAGGCCTTAACCAAGGTATGGCAGGCCCAAGAATGAGTGCAAAAGAAAAGTCTTGAACAAGACAAGATAGGCCTAACAATGAGTGCAAGCAAAATGGACCTTGAAAAAGGCTGCAATGGAGCCCAAAAAAGATCAAACAAGGGTCCAAAAATTGATGACATGGGTGACCCGTGAAGAATTGGGTCCCACAATGAGAAAACCTAGAAGAAGAGGAGCAAAGTACACCAGAAGCTTGGCTGTGAAGTAAGGAAAATGTTAGGACcacaatttttgttacaactTACTGCAAAAGTTATAGTCCTAACATTACTCgtacaataaaaaagaagtttggCTGCGAAATTCAAGAAAAAGTCATCACCCATGAGGTGGGATCTCTAGAAGAGGAATAAACCATAGTCCCTCTCAGGGGTAAGGGGAAGGAGAAATTATTAAGTCATCGGTAAGATTGTTGAAGTAGTCTTCCCAACCAATGAAATAATGTCATTTATGCAAATGTGTGCTTTAGCTTCCTAATTAacacaagaaatatatatatatatatatatatatatatatatatatctcacatTTGCATAAGTGGCAGTGTTTTATTAGTTAAAAGGACCAAAGAGGACTACTTCAGCAATCGCCCCGATAGATCTAATGTGgttcaacataaagaagaacCTTAAAATTACAACCCAATCAAGGACTTTACCATGGGTGCTATCCCCACAAAGCATCTATGTCATTTACAGAAATGCACTCATTTATTATTAGATTTGGAGTCTTAAAGTCTCCTATTGGAGggtgttttttgtgtgtttgctCTCCAAAAATGGCTTTAGAGGgcctattggagatgctctaatgGATTGAGTTACATGGTTCCACCCAGGTTTAGAACCCACTTTTTAGAAGTTCAAAATCCTTTGGTGGTGTTCTTGAagtaaatttgattttgacaggcactcatatattattatttgttttttttatatatataaaaattacattttagaTCCTATATTTTAGGATTTGTGCTGATCATAAAAAGTTAAGGAATACTAGGTTTTGAATGGGAGTGAATTTAGCTTTATGGGATATAGATAAAAATCATTTATTGTTAGTCACTAACCtgtgctatgcacgggaacctacctatttgtgaggtagaataaataattttataaaatcttaaattgattaagaaactacaccatGGCATGATTTGCTCtagtatgacttcaatttgtgttacaatttgatgaagaagccatTGCTTTAACATGCAATGGCTCACAAAAAATTTGTCAGATAATTTCGgatactataaaaaaataactcaaaaattcaaatattaaagaaagactacaaaatattaaaaaagagaaCTTGTAGCTTTCAGTGTAGGCATCCTTAAAGTATCGTTtaggttcaatttttttttttttttttttttctgactGATTTTACTATTAAGGGATAGTATAGTTTCAAGTTAAACTCTAATATAAAATCTCATCAAATTATTCCCTAAAATCTAATCTCAAGTTGTTAATATACTTGAagataaatatgaaaataaaaaattgttgataACCTTATTTTTAGATAAAGATAGGCATAACTGATATAGATTTTTGCATAAGCAAACATAATGAAATAGTGCAAAcgattaaaatcatttttttttatttaaagataatgatttagtttacaaaattttatcttttaaaatttcaatatgTTAGTAGGATTATAGGAATTTTCATtgagtaaataaataaagatacaattaagaaaagtaaaaaaaaaaaaaatgttaaaaagtacttgcaaagaaaaatgatatgaaaaatacaCATGACTAAGTTTATTACCTTCATTTgtatttcacaacaaatttattatgaaataaaTGTACACAATCGAAGTAGATGAGTTTGCagttttttttacaacaaatttattGCAACAGCATCAGCATCCTGATTTGTTGAAGTATTCATAATTCAAGAAGATTagtttattgaaacaaatttattataaaataaatgtacaCAATTGAAGCAGATAAATTTGTAATTCgatacaaatttattatgtaaaataaatgtATGACTATATTGGTTACCTTCAATTATTCATTGCTTATATGATCTATTTGCAAGAATAGTGTTTCTTTGCTTTTTGTTGGCTATATCTATAGATCTTGATAGTCGTAAACTCATAAtggattttcattttaattttgctaatgattaaaaaatacacaACCAAATTGTATGCATATTTGAAAGACAAATCAAGTGCATGtaaagtgtgaaaaaaaaaaaatacttgcctATGATGGTAGTGATGTCTTCCATGTCAAATTACTTCTaggagaaggagagagaaagtttttttttttttttttttaaccgagAGAGAGACTCagtttgaaaattaaaggaatcaatatataatagtaaaatattaatattggGAATTGGTATTTGATGCGGATAAGATTTCAATTGTGATCAAATTCATCTTCTCCTTCctgtttttcattttatttttatttttatttttatgttgtatGCGTCTTTCTCTTTatctaattagtttttttttgttccttgt
This genomic stretch from Quercus robur chromosome 4, dhQueRobu3.1, whole genome shotgun sequence harbors:
- the LOC126720864 gene encoding probable LRR receptor-like serine/threonine-protein kinase At3g47570 is translated as MMLIQRPSILLLLAFLLLQPCMLHLSQSANNFTDQLALIAFKSKINNTVLAGNWSTTTNFCNWMGVSCSLRRQRVTALNLSYVGLQGTISPQIGNLSFLVSLDLANNSFYGFLPQEISHLHRLRELHLSNNLLEGSIPQTIHNCHKLEYLSVLGNKLNGSIPKDLGMLPKLRELDLSSNHLIGTVPSSLSNLSSLEILNLDYNNLTGPFPLVIFNLSFLKAIAITENHLSGTLPMDLCGHCPYLQGLYISGNKFSGKLPSQFNNCTELLDLSLSYNNFDGSIPKGFGSLENLELLYLGGNKLTGNIPPIISNLSMLQEFYIDSNHIKGSVPSDLWHLQNLIILNFEFNDLTGTIPQNLFNITSLQVLSLAENSVSGNLPLDTSLSCSNLEYLLLALNKLSGPIPSFLSNCSNLIRLDFTTNLLSGPVLKSFGNLKHLEILGLSDNQLIGEPEHQDHNFIASLTNCRFLEELSISLNPLNITIPDAIGNFSASLKAILAGKSQIKGRIPVGIGSLKNLNLLLLRGNSLTGNIPSTFGGLESLQRLFLEDNMIEGLIPEQLCQLKNLGELLLSNNRVSGSIPSCIGNLSLLQTVDLSSNKLASSIPSNLWSIANMLFLDLSLNSLGGALSPNMRKSDTIEHLNLSYNQIIGNIPSVIGAFESLRYLDLSNNSFQGGIPQSFGQLKALDQLDLSNNNLSGSIPKSLEALPFLKHLNLSFNKLSGEIPSGGHFVNFTKKSFFGNKALCGNPIFGVPPCTSPSSSRRSRIKQFFLKYIVPVIASIIIIVSLVIMLRRHPQCNMQIPSLPITLSAVDHRMISYQELCRGTNNFCESNLLGTGSFGAVYKGLLFDGTIVAVKVLNQQLEGAFKSFDAECKVLRAIRHRNLVKVISTCSNLEFRALVLQYMSNGSLEKWLYSHNYCLNLVQRVSIMVDVALALEYLHNGQSESVVHCDLKPTNILLDEDMVAHVGDFGISKILVKNKDSTQTKTLGTLGYIAPEYGSEGRVSTKGDIYSYGIILLEIITRKKPTDEMFVGELAMRKWITSLPDKMEVVDDGLLQIEEGRDVTTMQTILTSILELGLRCSEKLPDERPDIKEVLAKASKFKLTLLGNRNRGV
- the LOC126721552 gene encoding probable calcium-binding protein CML25, with the translated sequence PSPNFNQNSLYFSFLNIFLSHSEQEQQKKEKEIIGFKSLFHRKKKTDSSNSLSLNSSMTTTTTTNSNTNSGSLDTPTQMVELEQVFKKFDVNGDGKISASELGSIMGSLGHPATEEELEKMIVKVDVDGDGFIDLNKFVELNTKGVDSDEAMENLKDAFLVYDMDGNGVISADELQKVMRSLGDGFFFFFFFFFFF